Below is a genomic region from Phacochoerus africanus isolate WHEZ1 chromosome X, ROS_Pafr_v1, whole genome shotgun sequence.
aagacaatttatttttttatcatagtcTGAAGCAACGATCCTCCTGTAGTATAAAATGGTACTTTGTCATATGAGCACTTTATTATAAAGTTAATATAATGTTGTAAGGTGAAGATGGCTACCTCCTTTATGTAGTGGGTAGAATTTCACATGAAAAATTAAGGCTACCCATTACCAGAGTTCTGCCAGTCTCCTGGGATgtgtttttaaagggaaacaggattgtttcttttattctagCTTTGACAGTGAAGGGGACAAGGTGTATAAAAGACCACTTTCTGTGCCAGAAGTTGGGTACATTTTCAGTGGTTACAGAATATGTCTGGGAATTGGGGGATCTGGGCAAGTTACTCAGATATTTAGCCCTTTTAAATTGGTTTTGATTACTGAAGCATTGTAGTAAGTTTTGAGACAGGGTAAGAAATGGTACAGGGCCTGCTATCCCTAAGAAAGAGGTAGTCAGAAGTCTGTGTATGTTTTGAAAactttgaatttgtgtttttcatttttttgttactCTTAATATTTGTGAAGCCAGGGAAAttagacaggaaaaaaataaaggcatacaaattagaaataaagaggTAAAACAATCtcttatttgcagatgatgtgatctTATAAATAGGAAAAACTCTGAAGAAGCCAAATAATATCCATTAAATCTAATATACAAGTTCAGTGAAATTGCCCTATATAAGATTGATATTAAAAGTCAGTCGTATTCATATACATTAGCAATGAACAATACTAAgtcaaaatcaagaaaacaattctatttacagctttaaaaaaggaGGATAAAGTACTTAGGAATCAATTTATCCTATGAAGTGCAAGTACCCTTAGAATTACAAAATACtgcagaaagaaattaaagagacactcttaaataaatggaaagatatcccatcttcatggattggaagacaattttattaatatggcaataatccccaaatttatatgCACATTTGTTGTGACCCTTATcaaactccaacttttttttttgtagaaatggacaagctgattctaaaattcataaggAATTTTAAGGGACtaggaacaaagttggaggacacATACTTTCTGATGTCAAAACTCACTGCAATGCTATGGCAGTCAAATGTGTGATACTGGCATGAAGAAAGACATGCAGATCAATGGtatagaattgagagtccagaaataaacccatacatctaTGGTCCATTGACTTTTGAATTGTGCCAACACCATTGAATGGGGAAATAGTCTTTTCAAGAAGTAATGATTGGACAAATAGATAGACACATGAGAATGAATGATTTGGGCCTCTActttacaccatacacaaaatttaaCACAAAATGGATCAAAAGCCCAAGCAAgggataaaactataaaattctttatatagGTGTACTTCTTTGTGACCTGGGGTTTGGTAACAGATTATTAGACATGTCACCAAAAACatgagtaacaaaagaaaaagtgataaaCTGGACTTAGATTAAAACCTGTgtatcaaaggacactatcaaaaAGGTGAAGACAACCCATACAATGtgaaaaaattttgcaaatcattaaatatataagggacttttatctaaaatatatacacatcttaCAACTCAGTACTAAAATTACAGACcaagtaaaaaataagtaaaggatttgttagtcatttctccaaagaagttatcCAAAACACTAATAAGTACATGAGAAGATGCTtaacattagggaaatgcaaatacaaGTTACTATTATTTTGATCACCCCTAAATCACCCTACTAGTAtgtctataataaaaaaattcagataatgACGTGTTGGTACAACATGGGGAAATTAGAATGTTCATACATTGCAGGTGAGAATACAAAATGCtgaagccactttggaaaactgtctggaagttcttcaaaaagttaaacatataattACTATGTAATTCAGTatttccactcctagatatataaccagaagaaatgaaaacatacatgtacacaaaaacttgtacatgaatgttcatagcattattcataattgacaaaacatggaaaatattctaatattcaTCAACAATGTAGTGTAtcaatgaaatatattatttttcagccataaaaagaaatgaagtaatgaTACATTCTACAACTTGAATGACCTGAaaaattattctaagtgaaagaagccagacacaaaaggacacatgttgcatcattccatttatatgaagtgtccagaataggcaaacgCATAAAGACAGAATGTAAATTAACAGTTGCTAGGGACCAATGGTGGGGCCAACTGGGGGGAATGGACAAAGACTGATAATtggtattttgtttcttattttggtGATGAAAATATTATGGAATTATATAGTGGATAGTGATAGTGGTTGTGcaacactgtgaatatactaaaaagcaCTAAATTGTACACCTCCAAATGGCTAAAGTAGTGACTTTGTTATGTTTATCTCagtgaaaaaaattgttaatgttTTAGTGAACATcacaatagaaaaaaaccaagcattataatatttcattaacTATATTTTTGGAGATATAACAAACTACAATAATCtttgaagataatttttattaagataaatCCAATAAAATCTTGTGAATACACATATAATCAGAATTGCCCTgctgaaataaacatttatatttcttttaaaaattgaattaatttttttccccaagctaATATCAAAGTTATATTTGGGAAAGATAATTCTAACTCTGGGCACTGCATGAAAATAGTCCACCTTCTTTATAAAAGCAACCTAGAGAAACAAAAGAATGTTGGAGGAAATTCTTTTGGGATCTCTCCACTTTGTGAAATTATCACATATAGGagtaaaatcaaaattcaaagaTTTAATACATAACTTACAAAAAAGGGTATTCACTGACAAAGCTGAAAGCCTGTTTTTCTATATATTCCACTATTATAATCACAAAAATCTATAGGTAAAGGTTTCATGTTAGAAACTTTGTGACTAATAATCAGTATGAAGAGGTTTTGAAATTAAACTGATACTAAAGAAAAgttgtgtttaaaaatattcGATAAAAATATTCATCTCTATTAACATTACAACATGGGGGTACATATTACCAAATTACGAAAACGTAAAGGGCAGTTTTAAACAATACCCTGAgacacttcctttttttcatcttcttttttgaCCTCTTCTTTGTCagctatttcttttccaatttcagccttgttttcatcttcctttccatctcctccatccctcccatattctttttcattttcttcctcttttccatcttctttttctttttcatcttccttctcattttcactttcatcctcttttccatcttcatcctcttttccatctccatcttttttttcatcttctttctcttttctatcctctccctttttttcatattctcctttatattttccatcttcagtttttttgccgtcttctcctttcccctttccattttcattttctttttcatctcctctctctttttcatcctcttcctctttttcatctcctttcctttttccgtCTTCATCCTCTTTTTCATCTCCtgtctcctttttgtctttttcctcttttccatcttccttctcttttctaccttcatcttctttttcatctttgtcctCCTTTCtatcttctcccttctcttctttcttgttttgatcttctccatctcctttctcatctttttcatcttcttttccttctgctgccactgcttctttcttttctcctctctcttctttgatATCTTcaactgtttcttcttttatttcctctatcTCTTTTTCTGGAGCTGGTTCCTATGTGTGtagagaaaaaaacaagcttATGTTTGTAGATTTGGAACCATTTCCCCTATATATTTAGAAAGGATTATGTCTATcttatggaaagaaaaataacttcatcTATAAGAAAGTAATTTGTGGATAAGGCCTCTTACATCACATCATAAGGAACATTATAAGGAATAGGATTAATTAAAATATTCCcacacaaacacgcacacatATTTGGAACAATACATTCAGGAAAACTTAttcatataaataattttcattacaaatacaaggaaacagaataaatacagaaaaatgacatATTGTGTATCAGCAATTCTCAATGAGTGCCATGCATATAAACAAAATCTATTCCttgaagaaataatacattttatttctataacagTGAGATTTAGGTTTACTTTGTAAAAAGTCACTTGAGAAGTCTTTTACCAGATATCATAAGATTACTTACAAAAGATCTTCCCTCTATGCACAGGTTTGGTTTATAGATTTGACAATAAAtcccattttcattgttttactaTAATACTAAAAATGTGGTATGCTAAATATGTAAAGCAACCCCTATTGGAAGCATATACATAATGATTTATTGTATAATCTGAAGAGGGAAAAGGAATCATATGATCTGGGAAAGGGATTTATAAATAGCCTATGTGCTGACAAAAGGAATAGAAGATTGGTCTGTTTTTAATAATATAGTCATTATATTATTAATTAGTCATGATCACTGGCATTGTTCTATTAATGTCAATGCTAGCCCACTGCTCCCACTACCCACATCTGtaaattctcatattttaaattcattttctttcttttcctcttagatACCATTATACCATATACTAtaaactgaatgtttatgtcccccaaaattcatatgatgAAACCTAATTCTcattgtgatggtatttggaagcaGGGGCTATGGGAAGTGATGACGGTTAAGCCCTCATGAAAGGGAttaatgtccttataaaagaggccctAGAGAGCCATTACAGTCTTTCTATCATGtcaggacacagtgagaagactgCCATCCATAAACCAGGAAGCAGGTCCTCATCACAAACCAAAATGCTGGACCTCAGATTTTCCAACCTCctaaactgtaagaaataaatttctgttgtttataaaccaCCCATTCTGTGGTATTTTGCTACAGCAATCTGAACAAAGACACTAGAGAGCTATACTCATTTAATGTTTCTCAACTTTTAAACTGTAATACAAACAAGATTTCTTTCAGTTGCAtccattgttcattttttaaatggacaaatcTGTTAATATTGTAAGATACCTCTATAATTTTGGCTTCTCCATTTTCAGCAGTTTCATCGTTGTATTCTTCTTTAACAACTTCCTTCTTGGTTTCAACTGTTGCTCTAGCACTTGTATCTGTGTTTTTTTCTATCATATCATTTTTTGACTTCATTTTCTGTCcagaaacacaaaataataaaataataaatacatgattTAACTGGTGTGTTGATTAAATGGCCCATTATTTCACCAGCTGTTGTAATAATTTGTGGACAAGCTTTAAAGTATCCATATAAACTTAATATAAACAATATTACCACCTGATACTTTCAGGGTTATTATAAGCCTGAAATggcattaaaatgaataatattcctctgatgtaaatcaaagaaattttcttttagatGAGAAGCAACAAGTTAGAATGCTGGCCATTGACTACTTAGGGCCAACTGTCAGCATTGGGTTAGACTTCAATAAATTAATTCTCTGGCTAGATGGAACCAGTTTATCCCCATCATGTCAAATAATTagcaacaggtttttttttttttgtctttttgccatttttcgggccactccagcggcatatggaggttcccaggctaggggttgaatcggagctctagcctccagcctatgccagagccacagcaacgtggaatccgagccacgtctgcaacctataccacagctcagggcaacgctggattgttaacccactgagtaagggcagggatcgaacccgcaacctcatggtttctagtcagattcattaaccactgtgccacgacgggaactccagcaacaggGTTTTTAGTTGCAGAAACTTCATTGGTAATATTTAAGAGAAATACTATGTTAGAGAGAGTatgaatttccatatatttgaaaGAGATTACCTGGGGACATTAATCATTTAATCTTGGGGAGTACAAGTTTTAGAATGACTTGAATAATGATTTCTTTACCAAGAAAGCTCTTTGCCTAAGTGTGTATGTAGTAGAAAGAACACTGGATTAAGGGGCCAACAAACATGTGTTTAAATCTGGATCTTTTTTTTACTTGATGTGATCTTGAGCAAAAGCAGAAATCTCTTTGTgcttattatttcatatttaaaagagAGTAATACCACCTACCTCATAGGgatattttaaggagaaaatgataaaaatatatggaaattactTTAGAAACTGTAAAATGCAATACAGATATGTTATTCTTCTCTTAACACATAAGAAACTGAGAGCCAAGTAGGGTAAAATGTTCTAGTCCATGATTTTATATTACCTGCTTTATTCTAgtactgtcttttatttttaaaggaaataaagtgtTTACTATTTTAATAACTTACAAAATGAGTACTTCATTTTATAGTGACCTTGAAATGCTAGagacaaagtgaaaagaaactTTCACTTCCTTTGTCTACTATTACACTACGATTAccggagttccagtcgtggcgcagtggttaacgaatccgactaggaaccacgaggttgcgggttcggcccctgcccttgctcagtgggttaacgatcaggcgttgccatgagctgtggtgtaggttgcagatgtgacttggatcttgtgttgctgtggctctggcctaggccggcggctacagctccgattcaacccctagcctgggagcctccatatgccgctggaacggcccaagaaatggcaaaaagtccaaaaaaaaaatacactatgaTTACCAAAACTTCACTTGCCATAGTTTTAACAATATTGTTTCATCAATAACTTCAAAACAATTTATGAAAATGACTATAATTTAGTTTCTTCAACTACAAGATGATGGGATGATGATCTCTAATGCTCCTTCTAGCTCTAACCTTTTATGATGTTAAGAATTCAACCTATTCTTAAAACATCAGTCATACTTCAATaaggcagttttaaaaatatatatattcacatatatttacatataaataaataaatatgaagggTAAAAAGTGAACTTAACATTGAGACTATTTGTATTTCTAATGTCTTTAACCACAACATCAGAGCATAGAAGCCTATATAAAATCAATcacatacatttgaaaataatgtatatgaaagCACTTTGCAAGCTGTAAAGTATTATCAAATGTTAGTTACTATTATTACCACAAAGCATCACTTTGGTTATAGAGTTTACACCTTTTGTTTTCCCAGGAATATTGGTATTGGAACTATATGATGTCAAAGACATGTACATTTTATAGGGCTATTcaactaaaattttgttttgtctcttcctAATGAAAATGCCAAAACACAAATATTTCCTACTCAAGTGGGCTTTCGTGTACCATATGGCATAATGTAATATATCactaactgaaaagaaaataaagcaaaattatcaACTGTATGCctttccaaaaaattatttctgaagaaAAGCAAATTTCTCTCAACATTGTATGCTGAATATTTACCCGTGGAGTTGATGTTCTTTTGAACTTCAGCTCTGGTGTAGTGGGCACAggcaactgcaaaaaaaaaaaaaaaaaagtcatggggtaaaaggaagaaatcataatTGAAGAAAGATAACTAACAATGAAATTCAAcctcataattaaaataaatgggtATAGTTTAAACTGAACACTAGGATAAAAGCATTTCCTTGGTATGaaagtttttttattaaaacatcaaaaataaatcttGTATTAAATAACTAGTATTGTCCAGGATtccctgaattttaaaattacattttacaaTACATGGGCAGCTTTAAAAAGACTACTTACAGCAGACAGTCTGGCTGATCTTCTCTTTGGctataagttaaaaataaatatcagttaagagAATTATGGGTATACAACACTAGAAATATTCATATTATGGTGAAAATATTGTGTAAtactatatcatatatatatattcaataagaAGCATTGTGAACTTGATTAGAAAATACCATAGTAAAAATataagttttgatttttctttcctctggacCCTTCATACagctaaggaaaataaaacacaaatttaaatttcaattgcTAGGCTAAATGAACACAATGGACAGTAACGAGAGgtatatttagaaatgaaaatatagccCCTTCTTGAAAACTGAAAAAGTCATTCTTTAGCTTAAAAGAAAGATGCTCTCTCTAGATCTTAAGCACAAAAACGTCCTAAGTTCGAAGAAGTCTGGAGTTTTCAATACTGAATATATTTCTGAGAGTGATCATTGGCATACCATATTCATATGGTGCAAATATACTAACTAGCATTTAGTTTTTAACTGTTTATGTGTCTTAAGTTTATAAaacaaggg
It encodes:
- the HMGN5 gene encoding high mobility group nucleosome-binding domain-containing protein 5 yields the protein MPKRKAAGQGDMKQEPKRRSARLSALPVPTTPELKFKRTSTPRKMKSKNDMIEKNTDTSARATVETKKEVVKEEYNDETAENGEAKIIEEPAPEKEIEEIKEETVEDIKEERGEKKEAVAAEGKEDEKDEKGDGEDQNKKEEKGEDRKEDKDEKEDEGRKEKEDGKEEKDKKETGDEKEDEDGKRKGDEKEEEDEKERGDEKENENGKGKGEDGKKTEDGKYKGEYEKKGEDRKEKEDEKKDGDGKEDEDGKEDESENEKEDEKEKEDGKEEENEKEYGRDGGDGKEDENKAEIGKEIADKEEVKKEDEKKEVSQGIV